A stretch of Xenopus laevis strain J_2021 chromosome 8S, Xenopus_laevis_v10.1, whole genome shotgun sequence DNA encodes these proteins:
- the cel.2.S gene encoding carboxyl ester lipase S homeolog precursor, protein MALWASLALAFASLVAVSQAASLGVVYTEGGFVEGTSKKIGILFPNYIDVFKGIPFAAPPKAFEKAQLHPGWSGTLKATNFKERCLQSTLTQTNVRGDLDCLYLNIWVPQTRSSVSTNLPVMVWIYGGAFLLGSSQGANVLDNYLYDGEELALRGNVIVVTLNYRLGPLGFLSTGDSNLPGNYGLWDQHMAIAWVKRNIAAFGGNPDNITIFGESAGGASVSLQTLSPYNKGLIKRAISQSGVGMSPWALQSNPLFWTTKVAEKVGCPVHDTAAMANCLRISDPKAVTLAYKLDPSVLEYPAVYYLGISPVIDGDFIPDEPMNLFANAADVDYMAGVNNMDAHLFAGIDLPVINQPLQKISEAEVYNLVQGLTLTKISSALETAYNLYTANWGPNPEQENMKRTVIDLETDYLFLVPTQEALALHSMNARSGRTYNYVFSLPTRMPIYPSWVGADHADDLQYVFGKPFQTPLAYRPKDRDVSAAMIAYWTNFAATGDPNQGPSKVPTDWLPYTTHLGQYLEINDNMSYQSVKQSLRSPYVKFWAHTYRNMANV, encoded by the exons ATGGCTCTTTGGGCTTCTCTtgccctggcatttgccagtctgGTGGCAGTGTCCCAGGCTGCTTCA ctGGGAGTGGTTTACACCGAGGGTGGATTTGTGGAAGGTACCAGCAAGAAAATTGGGATCCTGTTCCCGAATTACATTGATGTTTTTAAGGGCATCCCGTTTGCTGCTCCACCAAAAGCCTTTGAGAAGGCACAACTGCACCCAGGCTGGTCAG GTACATTAAAAGCCACAAACTTTAAGGAACGGTGCTTACAATCCACCTTAACCCAAACAAATGTCCGTGGTGATTTAGACTGCCTCTACCTGAACATCTGGGTTCCTCAGACCCGCTCTTCAG TGTCCACCAACCTACCAGTCATGGTTTGGATCTACGGTGGGGCCTTCTTGCTCGGTTCATCTCAGGGGGCCAACGTGTTGGATAACTATCTGTATGATGGAGAGGAGCTCGCTCTCCGTGGCAATGTCATTGTGGTGACCTTGAACTACAGACTGGGACCATTGGGCTTTCTGAGTACTGGAGACTCTAACCTTCCTG GCAACTATGGACTGTGGGATCAACACATGGCCATCGCCTGGGTGAAAAGGAACATTGCTGCATTTGGTGGGAACCCTGATAACATCACCATATTTGGAGAGTCTGCTGGAGGCGCCAGTGTCTCCCTTCAG acCCTGTCTCCATACAACAAAGGACTGATCAAGCGAGCCATCAGCCAGAGTGGGGTGGGCATGTCCCCTTGGGCACTTCAGAGCAACCCACTTTTCTGGACCACAAAG GTGGCTGAAAAAGTTGGATGTCCTGTTCATGACACAGCCGCTATGGCAAACTGCTTGAGGATTTCAGACCCTAAGGCTGTCACTTTAGCCTATAAACTGGACCCGTCTGTCCTGGAGT atcCCGCTGTTTACTACTTGGGCATCTCCCCAGTCATTGATGGTGATTTCATTCCTGATGAACCAATGAATCTCTTTGCTAATGCGGCGGATGTGGATTACATGGCAGGTGTAAACAACATGGATGCACATTTGTTTGCAGGCATAGATCTGCCAGTTATCAATCAGCCTCTTCAGAAGATTTCTGA GGCCGAAGTCTATAATCTGGTGCAGGGTTTGACCCTGACTAAAATCTCCAGTGCCTTGGAAACTGCCTACAACCTTTACACGGCCAACTGGGGACCCAACCCTGAGCAGGAGAATATGAAAAGAACTGTCATAGACTTAGAGACGGACTATCTTTTCCTGGTCCCTACCCAAGAGGCACTGGCTCTTCACTCCATGAATGCTCG GAGTGGACGGACTTACAACTACGTGTTCTCTTTGCCGACTCGCATGCCCATTTACCCCAGCTGGGTCGGAGCCGATCATGCAGATGATTTGCAGTACGTGTTCGGGAAACCCTTCCAGACTCCATTGGCTTACAGACCCAAGGATAGAGATGTCTCTGCCGCCATGATTGCCTATTGGACCAACTTTGCTGCAACTGG TGACCCCAACCAAGGACCCTCCAAAGTGCCCACCGATTGGCTGCCTTACACCACTCACCTTGGCCAGTACCTGGAAATCAACGACAACATGTCTTACCAATCTGTAAAGCAGAGTCTACGTTCCCCTTATGTGAAATTCTGGGCCCACACTTACCGCAATATGGCCAACGTGTAA
- the cel.1.S gene encoding uncharacterized protein LOC495520 precursor (The RefSeq protein has 1 substitution compared to this genomic sequence) yields the protein MALWATLTLAFTCLVVAQAKTLGIVHTEGGFVEGTNKKIGILFPDYIDIFKGIPFAAPPKPFEKAEKHPGWSGTLKTEDYKPRCLQATITQNNVFGSVDCLYLNIWVPQTRSAVSTKLPVMIWIFGGGFLLGSGQGANFLNNYLYDGEEIAIRGKVIVVTFNYRVGPLGFLSTGDSNAPGNYGLWDQHMAISWVKRNIAAFGGDPNNITLFGESAGGASVSLQTLTPYNVGLIQRAISQSGVGLCPWAIQRDPLIWAKSLASKVGCPVNNTAELANCLRNTDPGALTIAYQLQLFNLEYPLVHYLAYSPVIDGDFIPDEPRNLFSNAAGVDYIAGVNNMDGHLFAGVDMPVINQPLHKISAEQVQKVVQGLTLAKGSPALDIAYNLYSAGWGANPSQEDMKRTVVEVETDYVFLAATQEALALHFQNAKGAKTYSYLFSHPTRMPVYPNWVGADHADDLQYMFGKPFATPLAYRPKDRDVAQFMIAYWTNFAATGDPNTGESSVPTPWLAYSTENGQYLEITNKINYQSMKQSLRSPYVKFWAQTYMDLPSV from the exons ATGGCATTGTGGGCAACTCTCACCCTGGCATTCACATGCCTGGTAGTGGCACAAGCTAAAACG cttggCATAGTTCACACAGAGGGCGGATTTGTTGAAGGAACCAATAAGAAGATTGGGATTCTCTTCCCTGACTACATTGATATTTTCAAAGGTATCCCCTTTGCTGCTCCTCCCAAGCCCTTTGAAAAAGCAGAGAAACATCCGGGATGGTCAG GCACCCTGAAAACTGAAGACTACAAGCCGCGCTGTTTGCAAGCCACCATCACCCAAAACAATGTCTTTGGAAGTGTCGATTGTCTCTATCTGAACATTTGGGTACCTCAGACCCGCTCTGCAG tgtccACAAAACTCCCGGTCATGATCTGGATCTTTGGAGGGGGTTTTTTACTTGGCAGTGGTCAAGGAGCCAACTTCTTAAACAACTACCTTTATGACGGTGAAGAAATTGCCATACGTGGCAAGGTCATCGTAGTGACCTTCAACTACCGCGTGGGACCGTTGGGATTTCTCAGCACCGGCGACTCCAATGCACCTG GTAACTATGGACTGTGGGATCAGCACATGGCCATCTCCTGGGTGAAGAGGAACATTGCAGCGTTTGGCGGGGACCCAAACAACATCACCCTATTCGGAGAGTCCGCTGGAGGTGCCAGTGTTTCTCTGCAG ACTTTAACACCTTACAACGTGGGACTGATTCAGCGGGCCATCAGCCAGAGTGGGGTGGGACTGTGCCCATGGGCCATTCAGAGGGACCCTCTCATATGGGCCAAATCG CTCGCCTCCAAGGTTGGGTGCCCTGTGAATAATACGGCTGAGCTGGCAAACTGCTTGCGAAACACAGACCCTGGTGCCCTCACCATAGCCTATCAGCTGCAACTCTTCAATCTTGAAT ATCCTTTAGTCCATTACTTGGCCTACTCGCCGGTCATAGACGGAGACTTCATCCCCGATGAGCCGAGGAACCTATTCTCTAATGCAGCTGGGGTAGACTACATCGCAGGAGTAAACAACATGGATGGACACCTATTTGCCGGGGTTGATATGCCTGTTATAAACCAGCCTCTCCATAAAATCAGCGC TGAACAGGTACAGAAAGTGGTGCAGGGCTTGACCCTAGCCAAAGGCTCCCCAGCACTAGACATTGCATACAATCTCTACTCTGCTGGCTGGGGGGCCAATCCCAGTCAAGAGGATATGAAGAGGACGGTGGTTGAAGTGGAAACAGACTATGTCTTCCTGGCTGCCACTCAGGAGGCTCTGGCCCTACATTTCCAGAATGCCAA GGGCGCCAAGACATACAGTTATTTGTTTAGCCACCCCACCCGCATGCCTGTTTACCCCAACTGGGTGGGGGCTGACCACGCCGATGACCTGCAGTATATGTTTGGGAAACCATTTGCCACCCCGCTGGCTTACAGACCCAAAGACAGAGATGTGGCCCAGTTCATGATCGCTTATTGGACCAACTTTGCAGCGACTGG AGACCCCAACACGGGCGAATCCAGCGTCCCTACCCCCTGGCTGGCCTACTCAACTGAGAACGGGCAATACCTTGAAATCACCAACAAGATAAACTACCAATCCATGAAGCAGAGCCTGCGTTCCCCATACGTCAAATTCTGGGCACAAACATATACGGATTTGCCAAGTGTATAA